The stretch of DNA TGATGGTTCATGTCGAGCCTTTGTTGAAATCCACTTCAGCAGAAAGTTCCGAAGCCCCTATAAAAGGCTATTTTGCTGAATATTACTGTTATAATTGCGATAAATTCGTAGACAAATTTATCATTTATAAAAAGTCACCTGAAATAGATGACGGAAAGGTCATTCAATTGCTGGAGCAGTTCGATGATTCTGCAAAAATCATCCAGTTCGATGATGTTTTCCAGAAATGTCTAAAATGCGGTACTGAATTGCCTACAAGGGCGGAGTATTCATTTGTATTGGATGAAAACGATGAGTTCCATATCGGCGAAACACTTTATGACTTTTCAAACGGACAGAACTATAAGTTTGCCGGTGAATATCACGGATATTTCTGTTCCCATTGCAAAAAGCAGATCAACAAATTTGTCATAAGCGAAAACAATGCGGAGTTAACAGATTCCGAGATTAAGGCCATTCTTGAAGACCATACAAATGACCTGACAATTTTCATTCGCCGCGATTTTGACCTGTGTCCTGATTGCGGTGAGGAAGTATACTATCTGCATGAGAATTCAACATGCACAAAATGCAGACAGGGCAAATTTATCATTGAGATGGAAGATTTGATTGATTAAATTTTCCAATTTCTTTTTTTCAAAACTTTTTTAAATGAACTGGACAGTTCCAAGGATTCAACATCACCCAAATCAGCCCACATCCAGTCAATGTGCTCATCGCTGATTTTGACATCACCTTCAACATCATCAAGATACATTATCAGCTGCACGGTCCTTTTGTGGGCATAATCGTTCTGTACGGCTTCTGCAAAGTCTCCAACTTTAGCATCCAGACTTGTTTCCTCCTTAATCTCACGAACAAGAGCATCATCAAAGGATTCGCCGGGATCCACTTTGCCTCCCGGAAGCTCCCAGGTGTCAGGGTCGGTCTTTGAGAGTGGATGCCTTTTTAAAATCAGTATTTTGCCGTCATCGTTCTTGATTATTCCGCGCATTGTAAGTCCGTATTTTCTATGCATTTTATCACTCATTCATTCTATGGATTGTTGGATTAATGTGTGCCATTGAGATTTGGGGCAGTGAAAGTTTCAATCTCATCTGCCAATGAATATAATCTTAATGGCTATAATTCCGCCCACGGCCGGTTTCGCCAGGCCAGCCCAATAGGTTTTTCTCATTGATTTATCCTTTCTTTTTTTTAATAATATAACTTTTTGGAATAAATATTAAACATTAGGCCTGATTTTTTCACTAATTTTAAATAGTTTGAAATAAATAACTAAATACATAATGTAACTTTTTTAGGAGTTTTAATCATGGATTTGAATATTAAAGTAAACGATAAAAACCACCTTGATATCGGTGGTGCCGATGCAGTAGACATTGCAGAAGAATTCGGAACTCCAACCTATGTCATCGATGAGGCTAGGATAAGAGACAATTATAACAGATTTTATTCTGCATTTTCAAAATACTACTCTGATTTCAAAGTGTTTTACGCATGCAAAGCCAACACCAACCTTGCAGTCATGAAAATATTGGAATCTGAAGGATGCTGCATTGATGCGGTTTCACCTGGAGAAGTCCACATAGCAAAAATGGTAGGATTTTCCGGGGACAGAATACTTTTCACAGGTAACAACATTACCAATGACGAATTGAAATATGTCCACGATGAAGGTGCAGTCCTCAACATCGATTCAGTATCAGCACTCAACAGGCTGGCCAAAATGGTCGATCCTGAAGGATTGAAAATCTCATTCAGGGTAAACCCTATGGTAGGTGCAGGACACCATGACCACTGCATAACCGGTGGAGTAATGAGTAAATTCGGTATAATGGACAATGAAGCAGTTGAAGTATATGAAATGGCAAAAAAATTGGGATTCAACCCTATCGGTATGCATTCCCATATCGGTTCCGGAATATTGGACCCTGAACCATTCAAACTTGCCATCGAATCCACAATGGATATTGCAGGAAAAGTCCACCAGGAAGCAGGAATAGACTTCGAATTCGTTGATTTCGGTGGAGGCGTAGGAATCCCTTACACACCTGAAGAAAACATTGTGGACTTGGACAAGTTCGCAGAAGTCAACGTGGGACTCTTCAAAGAGAAACTTGAACAGTATGACATGGGAAACCCAACAATGTATCTTGAACCTGGAAGATACATAGTCGGAGATGCAAGCGTGCTTCTTGTGACAGTCAACAGTTTAAAACAAAGCTACAGAAAATTCATCGGTGTTGATGCAGGTTTCCACACACTCCTAAGACCTGCAATGTATGATTCATACCACCATATCGTAAATGCAAGCAAAATGGATGCTCCAAACACCCAGGAAGTCGACATTGCAGGTAATGTCTGCGAATCAGG from Methanobrevibacter sp. YE315 encodes:
- a CDS encoding NUDIX domain-containing protein, which translates into the protein MHRKYGLTMRGIIKNDDGKILILKRHPLSKTDPDTWELPGGKVDPGESFDDALVREIKEETSLDAKVGDFAEAVQNDYAHKRTVQLIMYLDDVEGDVKISDEHIDWMWADLGDVESLELSSSFKKVLKKRNWKI
- the lysA gene encoding diaminopimelate decarboxylase; the protein is MDLNIKVNDKNHLDIGGADAVDIAEEFGTPTYVIDEARIRDNYNRFYSAFSKYYSDFKVFYACKANTNLAVMKILESEGCCIDAVSPGEVHIAKMVGFSGDRILFTGNNITNDELKYVHDEGAVLNIDSVSALNRLAKMVDPEGLKISFRVNPMVGAGHHDHCITGGVMSKFGIMDNEAVEVYEMAKKLGFNPIGMHSHIGSGILDPEPFKLAIESTMDIAGKVHQEAGIDFEFVDFGGGVGIPYTPEENIVDLDKFAEVNVGLFKEKLEQYDMGNPTMYLEPGRYIVGDASVLLVTVNSLKQSYRKFIGVDAGFHTLLRPAMYDSYHHIVNASKMDAPNTQEVDIAGNVCESGDLFARDRPMPDVEEGDVLGILNAGAYGFTMSSNYNSRPLTSEVLVSDGEPILVRERETFEDLYRKQTIPPHLK